The sequence CACGAATTTTTGGAGGGGCGTATCCCCGCTTGCGATGCCTTTGTGCATCCACTTTTAGGCGACAAGCATCCCTTTAAAGGCATTAGCGGGGCGTGCGTGGGGTATTTGCTCTTGCTCGCCTATGCCAAGCACACCAAGGTGAAAATGCGCCTAGACCATTTGCAATATTTACAAGTCTTAGCCGGGCTTAGCACCATAGGCGACATGATGGATTTAAGTATGCCCTACAACCGCCAACTGGTGCAGCGCATGGACCACACCCTAAAGAGCGCCATGCCAAATTCACTCAAAGCCCTATACTTAGCCCAAAAATACCAAAACCCCTATAAACTAAGCACCCTAGCGTGGGACATCATCCCCTTGATCAATGCCGTGGGGCGGCTCGATGGCATTGAGGGCTTTTGCCATTGCAATTTAGTCGTGGATTTACTCGCCACAAGGGAGGCTAACCCTACTTACGCCGTGCTTTTAGTGCAGACCAATCAAAAACGCAAAGAGTGTATCCAAGAGATTAAAAAAAACCTACAACCCACACAAAAAGGCGCACTCATCTATGCGGGCGGGCAAATCCCTAGAGGGGTTTTAGGCATGCTCGCTAACCAATTCTTAGAAATGGGGGGCAAGCTGTCTTTGTGTTGGCGGTTTGAAAACACAAGCATAGAAGTGTCCTTGCGCTCTAAAGAGACGGATTTAATGCAAGCCTTAGCCCAATTAAAAGAGCAG is a genomic window of Helicobacter sp. NHP19-012 containing:
- a CDS encoding DHH family phosphoesterase: MLEAFRAHIESISKEDGTHKFSLDSVLEMGEGHKALELLAHALKEQRQIIIGGDYDCDGMSGTALALYFFKEVLHYPKVNYIIPRRNIDSYGMSVELLQAYAHQERLVKIHYNAKGQSLGGKPLNFKDSLFITIDNGATIPDEVCAFLHAHNTPLILSDHHEFLEGRIPACDAFVHPLLGDKHPFKGISGACVGYLLLLAYAKHTKVKMRLDHLQYLQVLAGLSTIGDMMDLSMPYNRQLVQRMDHTLKSAMPNSLKALYLAQKYQNPYKLSTLAWDIIPLINAVGRLDGIEGFCHCNLVVDLLATREANPTYAVLLVQTNQKRKECIQEIKKNLQPTQKGALIYAGGQIPRGVLGMLANQFLEMGGKLSLCWRFENTSIEVSLRSKETDLMQALAQLKEQGVSVQGGGHKQACGLVFETQDDFKHALEILSTL